The genome window AGATCATGCCTTCTTTGATGGTCTGTGAGACCTGCGCTCCGTCGATGGCCAGGGCTCCGATCAGCACGGTGGGGAGGTTGTTCATCAGGCTGGAGAGCAGGGCCACCAGAAAACCTGCCCCGAGGGTGCCGGTCCACAGGTTGCCTCCCATCTGTTCCAGCAGGCGGCTGAGTTCGCTGGTGAGGCCCTGGTTTTTCAGGCCGTACACCACCAGGTACATGCCCAGGCTGAAAACCACGATGTGCCAGGGGGCACCTTTCAGCACTTTGCGGGTGCTGAGTTTGCGGGATTGACCGCCCACCAGCCACAACCACAGCGCTCCGGCCACCGTGATGAAGCTGACCGGGACATGCAGCCGTTCTGCACTGAAATAGCCGAGCAACAGGACCAGCAGGACGGCCCATCCAGACATGAACACCCCCCTGCTGCGAATGGCGCTTTGCGGATCAGGCAGGCTTTGCAGGTCGTACTTTGCAGGGATGCTCTTGTGGTAAATCCAGTACAGCAGGCCCAGGCTGCCAGCAAGAGAGGCCAGATTGACCCACACCATCACGCTGGCATAGCGCTCAAAGCTGATGGAGAAGTAATCGGCGGTGATGATGTTGGTGAGGTTGGAGATGATCAGGGGCAGGCTGGTGGCATCGGCAATGAAACCCACCGCCATCACAAAAGCCAGGGCCACCGGGCCTGTGAACCCCAGGGCAAAGAGGATTTCCAGCATGATCGGGGTCAGGATCAGGGCAGCCCCATCGTTGGCAAAAACGCTGGTGACCGCCGCTCCGAGCACCACCATCAGCACAAAAAGGCGTTTTCCGCTGCCCCCACCCCACCTGCTGACGTGCAGGGCGGTCCATTTGAAGAACCCGGCTTCGTCCAGCAGCAGGCTGATGACGATCAGGGCAATGAAGGTGAGGGTGGCGTTCCAGATCAGGCCCCACACGGTTTGCACGTCCTGCACATCCACCAGGCCGAGCAGCAGGGCAATGACCGCCCCGATGGTGGCGCTCCAGCCAATGGAAAGTTTGAAGGGTTGAAGAATGACCAGGACAAGTGTAACCAGGAACAGGATCAGGGCGAGCAGCACGACAAATAGCTTAGGGCATGGGTGTGAATGTGCTGATGTGCTTTCCAACAATTGGACGTAATTTAAGGTATGTTGTACCGCGTCCAGCGTGTGGATTACATTCCACCTTACAGTCTCCGGCTTCATTACACCGATGGCGTCCAGCTCAGGGTCAACCTGATGTCCTGGCTCAGAGAAGGACTGGTTTTTGCT of Deinococcus roseus contains these proteins:
- a CDS encoding arsenic transporter; translated protein: MLLALILFLVTLVLVILQPFKLSIGWSATIGAVIALLLGLVDVQDVQTVWGLIWNATLTFIALIVISLLLDEAGFFKWTALHVSRWGGGSGKRLFVLMVVLGAAVTSVFANDGAALILTPIMLEILFALGFTGPVALAFVMAVGFIADATSLPLIISNLTNIITADYFSISFERYASVMVWVNLASLAGSLGLLYWIYHKSIPAKYDLQSLPDPQSAIRSRGVFMSGWAVLLVLLLGYFSAERLHVPVSFITVAGALWLWLVGGQSRKLSTRKVLKGAPWHIVVFSLGMYLVVYGLKNQGLTSELSRLLEQMGGNLWTGTLGAGFLVALLSSLMNNLPTVLIGALAIDGAQVSQTIKEGMIYANVVGSDLGPKITPIGSLATLLWMHVLALRGIQVTWGYYFRIGLLLTVPVLLLTLVVLVVVLKGNAG
- a CDS encoding DUF2442 domain-containing protein, which translates into the protein MLYRVQRVDYIPPYSLRLHYTDGVQLRVNLMSWLREGLVFAPLRNPERFQNYHLERSGQVLSWGEDLEVDVDTFRCD